One window of Alosa sapidissima isolate fAloSap1 chromosome 21, fAloSap1.pri, whole genome shotgun sequence genomic DNA carries:
- the zgc:114119 gene encoding mediator of RNA polymerase II transcription subunit 30, with translation MAASMPTKGPTLANMPSQQQQQQQPHMHPASGTGQQPPMPPQGALREISPVYLCRIGQETVQDIVSRTMEVFQLARATQLPNGVTQSQAAYQDRFGKLQEHLRQLTLLFRKLRLLYERCVEMTTDLQEAPGELVPYVGEEIASVAVEPCSPAVSQEKREMLEKVKQKNQEMKVLMDQLRNLLWDVNAMLTLR, from the exons ATGGCTGCCTCTATGCCCACGAAGGGCCCTACTCTGGCCAATATGCCCtcccagcagcaacaacaacaacaacctcaCATGCATCCGGCTTCAGGTACTGGTCAACAGCCCCCTATGCCGCCTCAAGGTGCTTTGCGAGAAATATctcctgtgtatttgtgtagaaTTGGCCAAGAAACCGTTCAGGACATTGTTAGTCGCACCATGGAGGTCTTCCAGCTGGCAAGGGCCACTCAA CTGCCGAACGGAGTCACTCAAAGTCAAGCCGCCTATCAAGACCGTTTTGGCAAACTGCAGGAACACCTGCGACAGCTTACCCTGCTGTTCCGCAAGCTGCGACTGCTGTATGAGCGCTGCGTGGAGATGACTACGGACTTGCAGGAAGCACCTGGAGAG TTGGTGCCATATGTTGGTGAAGAGATAGCTTCTGTGGCCGTGGAGCCTTGTAGTCCAGCAGTGAGCCAGGAGAAACGGGAGATGCTGGAG AAGGTGAAGCAGAAGAACCAGGAGATGAAGGTTCTGATGGACCAGCTGAGGAATCTCTTGTGGGACGTCAACGCCATGCTAACGCTCCGTTGA